A stretch of Pseudoliparis swirei isolate HS2019 ecotype Mariana Trench chromosome 14, NWPU_hadal_v1, whole genome shotgun sequence DNA encodes these proteins:
- the LOC130204646 gene encoding kinesin heavy chain-like: MMDASECGVRVMCRFRPLNQAEINRGDKYIPKFKEDDTVIITSKPYVFDRVLPPNTSQGQVYDQCAKQIVKDVLGGYNGTIFAYGQTSSGKTHTMEGKLHDHQLMGIIPRIAQDIFDHIYSMDENLEFHIKVSYFEIYMDKIRDLLDVSKTNLAVHEDKNRVPYVKGCTERFVSSPEEVMDVIDEGKNNRHVAVTNMNEHSSRSHSIFLINIKQENMETEKKLSGKLYLVDLAGSEKVSKTGAEGAVLDEAKNINKSLSALGNVISALAEATKSHVPYRDSKMTRILQDSLGGNCRTTIIICCSPSVYNESETKSTLMFGQRAKTIKNTVSVNLELTAEEWKKKYEKQKDKNKSLKSIVQRLEAELNRWRNGEEVPEEEQLSSKEQKSAEPCDNTPVIDNLAPPGGGVAVSGGERGRYEEDISNLYKQLDDKDDEINQHSQLAEKLKDQMMDQEELLASTRRDYEKIQEELCRLQAENELAKEEVKEVLQALEELAVNYDQKSQEVEERDQSSLQLVEELQHKTVLLLAVQRELSQLQELNGLQRKRAAEVLNLLLRDLSDIGAIIGASDAKMAPPSEPKGNGSAVEEEFTVARLYISRMRSEVKSLVNRSKQLESAQADAHRKIQANEKELASCQLLVSQHQAKIKSLTDYMQNMEQKKRQLEESQDALTEELTKLQTQEKRHEVSEKEKEDISRPDGDEDIKNSLEEQLESHREAHQKQLNRLRDEMEDKQRMQDQLTDLNQGLLLEQERLMSDYDKLKAEEQEKDAKLQKLILLTDQSEQARADLKGLEETVAKELQTLHNLRKLFVQDLTTRVKKSAELDCEEGLGNVAQKQKISFLENNLEQLTKVHKQLVRDNADLRCELPKLEKRLRATAERVKALENALKEAKENAMRDRKRYQQEVDRIKEAVRAKNMARRGFSAQIAKPIRPGHHPLSSPISIRGGGVYAHH; this comes from the exons GGCAAACTGCACGACCACCAGCTGATGGGGATCATCCCTCGCATCGCCCAGGACATCTTTGACCACATCTACTCCATGGACGAGAACCTGGAGTTTCACATCAAG GTTTCCTATTTTGAAATCTACATGGACAAGATCCGAGACCTGCTGGACG TGTCGAAGACGAACCTCGCCGTGCACGAGGACAAGAACAGAGTTCCCTACGTGAAG GGTTGTACAGAGCGCTTCGTGTCCAGTCCGGAGGAGGTCATGGACGTCATCGACGAGGGCAAAAACAATCGGCACGTGGCAGTGACCA ACATGAACGAGCACAGCTCTCGCAGCCACAGCATCTTCCTCATCAACATCAAGCAGGAGAACATGGAGACGGAGAAGAAGCTGTCGGGGAAGCTGTACCTGGTGGACCTGGCGGGCAGCGAGAAG GTCAGCAAGACGGGAGCCGAGGGCGCCGTGCTGGACGAGGCCAAGAACATCAACAAGTCTCTGTCGGCGCTGGGCAACGTCATCTCGGCGCTCGCCGAGGCAACG AAATCCCACGTGCCCTACAGGGACAGCAAGATGACCCGCATCCTGCAGGACTCTCTGGGGGGGAACTGCcgcaccaccatcatcatctgcTGCTCGCCGTCCGTCTACAACGAGTCCGAGACCAAGTCCACGCTCATGTTCGGACAGAG AGCCAAGACCATCAAGAACACGGTGTCCGTGAACCTGGAGCTGACGGCCGAGGAGTGGAAGAAGAAGTACGAGAAGCAGAAGGACAAGAACAAGAGCCTGAAGAGCATCGTCCagaggctggaggcggagcttaaccGCTGGAGGAACG gggaGGAGGTGCccgaggaggagcagctgagctCCAAGGAGCAGAAGAGCGCGGAGCCGTGCGACAACACGCCCGTCATCGACAACCTGGCGCCGCCcggaggaggcgtggccgtgtcgGGCGGCGAGCGCGGCCGATACGAGGAGGACATCAGCAACCTGTACAAGCAGCTGGACGACaag gacgATGAGATCAACCAACACAGTCAGCTGGCTGAGAAACTCAAGGATCAGATGATGGACCAGGAGGAG CTGCTGGCGTCGACGCGACGCGACTACGAGAAGATCCAGGAGGAGCTGTGCCGGCTGCAGGCGGAGAACGAGCTGGccaaggaggaggtgaaggaggtgctgCAGGCCCTGGAGGAGCTGGCCGTCAACTACGACCAGAAGAgccaggaggtggaggagcgggACCAGAGCAGCctgcagctggtggaggagctgcagcacaAGACG gtgctgctgctggccgtGCAGAGGGAGCTCTCTCAGCTGCAGGAGCTGAACGGCCTCCAGAGGAAGAGAGCCGCCGAGGTCCTCAACCTGCTGCTGCGCGACCTCAGCGACATCGGCGCCATCATCGGCGCCAGCgacgccaagatggcgccgccCTCCGAGCCCAAGGGCAACGGCtcggcggtggaggaggagttcaCCGTGGCTCGCCTCTACATCAGCCGGATGAGGTCGGAGGTCAAGTCTCTGGTGAACCGCAGCAAGCAGCTGGAGAGCGCACAGGCCGACGCCCACCGCAAGATCCAGGCCAATGAGAAGGAGCTGGCATCCTGCCAGCTTCTCGTTTCCCAG CACCAGGCCAAGATCAAGTCTCTGACGGACTACATGCAGAACatggagcagaagaagaggcagctggaggagagtCAGGACGCCCTGACGGAGGAGCTCACCAAGCTGCAGACGCAGG AGAAGAGACACGAGGTgtcggagaaggagaaggaggacatcAGCAGACCGGATGGAGACGAGGACATCAAG AACtctctggaggagcagctggagagccACAGGGAGGCGCACCAGAAGCAGCTGAACCGCCTccgagacgagatggaggacaAGCAGAGGATGCAGGACCAGCTCACAGA TCTGAACCAGGGTCTGCTGCTGGAGCAGGAGAGGCTCATGTCGGACTACGACAAGCTGAAGGCCGAAGAGCAGGAGAAGGACGCAAAGCTCCAGAAGCTCAT ACTGCTGACTGATCAGAGCGAGCAGGCCAGAGCGGACCTGAAGGGCCTGGAGGAGACGGTG GCCAAAGAGCTGCAGACTCTGCACAACCTGCGCAAACTCTTCGTCCAGGACCTCACCACGCGGGTGAAGAAG AGTGCGGAGCTGGACTGCGAGGAGGGGCTGGGTAACGTGGCTCAGAAACAGAAGATCTCCTTCCTGGAGAACAACCTGGAGCAGCTCACCAAGGTCCACAAGCAG CTGGTCCGAGACAACGCAGACCTGCGCTGCGAGCTGCCCAAGCTGGAGAAGCGCCTGCGGGCGACGGCCGAGCGGGTCAAAGCGCTGGAGAACGCCCTGAAGGAGGCCAAGGAGAACGCCATGAGGGACCGCAAGCGCTACCAGCAGGAAGTGGACCGCATCAAAGAGGCCGTCCGGGCCAAGAACATGGCGAGGAGGGGCTTCTCCGCACAGATCG CAAAGCCCATCAGACCTGGCCACCATCCACTGTCATCCCCCATCAGCAtcagagggggcggagtctacGCCCACCACTGA
- the LOC130204764 gene encoding rho GTPase-activating protein 20-like produces the protein MDTMSPQQQDNTRRTKSQSYRRQSAPSLVLTKALTRPKTLSRESFLVHVSPESCSLVQSFLGGSDRSFLLHGHAQLKTGMQTQDRHLFLFSDTLVIAKAKSANHFKSKAQVCVCEMWTADCLDEVCEGSTNPERSFVMGWPTCNCVATFSSAEVKDRWLPLLKSRIREEKEREEPKTIPLRVYGKGIDTFAVTKTLPVSNWDSANEVVRLALQQFSIIGNVKDFQLWVISKRDNAPYPLIGHEFPFSIQMSHVRHSMSQGPRATQVEQMQVHKQCQFIMKPRPVEAQHMSAEWSEKPLKRRRSLITWAFWRGSSPHLNEPALSPRGRLFGRPLVSVCVEDALPRPVMDMMAFLYHEGSGTPGIFRRPAGARAVRELRDSLDGGEVELPLTRDHVFLIAGVFKDFLRSIPSSLFRCELHEEWMDVLEEEEEEDQVRDIKRMIGRLPKENALLLRYLLAMLHGIQGNAHENQMTTFNLSVCIAPSMLWPPGEPCSPEVEGEGTKKVCELVKFMIEHCQQIVGEDPSSLFGGPPRRLDPEEKGSDPPPDPLTDSSYDSLENELDSPGLCGLRPRTLQGSLDSILTFSDYDQDPPEPRQTPSDRRPDPSRDAPTVDVSSALELLSLDRRRQSAPAIAYVTELRPRGAPGGTDGDEEFSDTLGPPREGPAASSSGDSLDSLCSPRGDVPWGLLPSRSPASRLPSAPGTISSAGGLLAPGTQKGSPSKEALSRGPTKGCRGLHPNSCLKKGRRLSLTQPDPVEQETWETSGKLVPEKGRDGERGGAKLLPRASRRGSKDAGGEGGRVKGRPGLKPPSSSPPSHHRSTGSLQLPTPPWFSSSDCSPTSEQSGADPGGAASAARKLSSPSLFYRQSGPSLSLFKRHSAEEEAGGCGAGLPSDPQPEVSGWAPRGAEGEFRSCLSPNATKAVRDYFSSHPRADPHSGQQVALALVESRRELLRRCSDPEPDFDQLVFAEESYV, from the exons ATGGACACCATGTCCCCGCAGCAGCAGGACAACACACGG CGGACGAAGTCTCAGAGTTACCGGCGGCAATCCGCCCCGTCGCTGGTCCTCACCAAGGCCCTCACCCGGCCCAAGACCCTCTCCAG AGAGAGCTTCCTGGTTCACGTGAGCCCAGAGAGCTGCTCGTTGGTCCAGTCCTTCCTCGGCGGCTCCGATAGGTCGTTCCTCCTCCACGGACACGCCCAGCTGAAGACCGGCATGCAGACCCAGGACAgacacctcttcctcttcagtgACACGCTGGTGATCGCCAAAGCCAa aTCGGCCAACCACTTCAAGTCGaaggcccaggtgtgtgtgtgtgagatgtggaCGGCCGACTGCTTGGACGAGGTGTGTGAGGGGAGCACCAACCCAGAGAGGAGCTTCGTTATGGGCTGGCCCACCTGCAACTGTGTGGCTACGtttag CTCGGCAGAAGTGAAAGACAGATGGCTCCCCCTCCTCAAAAG tcgcatcagagaggagaaagagagggaggaacccAAAACCATCCCCCTGAGAGTGTACGGGAAGGGAATCGACACGTTTGCCGTT ACCAAGACGCTCCCGGTCAGCAACTGGGATTCAGCCAATGAGGTGGTCCGACTGGCCCTGCAGCAGTTCAGCATCATA GGCAACGTGAAAGACTTCCAGCTGTGGGTCATCTCCAAGAGGGACAACGCCCCCtatcctctgattg GTCACGAGTTTCCCTTCAGCATCCAGATGAGTCATGTGAGACACTCGATGTCTCAGGGGCCGAGGGCCACGCAGGTGGAGCAGATGCAGGTGCACAAGCAGTGCCAGTTCATCATGAAGCCACGCCCCGTTGAGGCGCAGCACATGTCTGCAG AGTGGTCTGAGAAGCCGCTCAAGAGGCGGCGTTCCCTCATCACCTGGGCCTTCTGGCgaggctcctcccctcaccTGAACGAGCCGGCCCTCTCGCCGCGCGGCCGCCTGTTCGGCCGGCCGCTCGTCTCCGTGTGCGTTGAGGACGCGCTGCCCCGGCCCGTCATG GACATGATGGCGTTCCTGTACCACGAGGGCTCGGGGACGCCGGGCATCTTCCGGCGGCCGGCGGGGGCGCGGGCCGTCCGGGAGCTGCGGGACTCTCTGGACGGCGGCGAGGTGGAGCTGCCGCTGACGAGAGACCACGTCTTCCTCATCGCCGGAGTCTTCAAGGACTTCCTGCGCAGCATCCCGAGCAGCTTGTTCCGCTGCGAGCTGCACGAAGAATGGATGGAcgtgctggaggaagaggaggaggaagatcaaGTGCGGGACATAAAGAG GATGATTGGCCGCCTGCCCAAAGAAAACGCCCTGCTGCTCCGCTACCTGCTGGCCATGCTGCACGGTATCCAGGGCAACGCCCACGAGAACCAGATGACCACTTTCAACCTGTCGGTGTGCATCGCTCCCAGCATGCTGTGGCCCCCGGGGGAGCCCTGCAGCCCcgaggtggagggagaaggaACCAAGAAG GTCTGTGAGCTGGTGAAGTTCATGATCGAACACTGTCAGCAGATCGTGGGCGAGGACCCCTCCTCGCTGTTCGGTGGGCCGCCCCGAAGACTCGACCCCGAGGAGAAAGGCTCAG acCCGCCGCCGGACCCGCTGACCGACTCCTCCTACGACAGTCTGGAGAACGAGTTGGACTCCCCGGGCCTCTGCGGCCTGAGACCCAGAACCCTGCAGGGCAGCCTGGACTCCATCCTCACGTTCAGCGACTACGACCAGGACCCGCCAGAACCCCGCCAGACCCCCTCCGACCGGAGACCGGACCCCAGCCGGGATGCACCAACTGTGGACGTGTCCTCCGCCCTGGAGCTGCTGTCCCTGGACCGGCGGCGGCAATCGGCGCCGGCCATCGCGTACGTGACAGAGCTCCGGCCGCGCGGCGCTCCGGGGGGAACCGACGGGGACGAGGAGTTCTCAGACACACTCGGACCCCCCAGAGAGGGGCCCGCCGCGAGCTCCTCCGGGGACTCGCTGGACTCCCTGTGCTCCCCCCGCGGTGACGTCCCCTGGGGGCTTCTGCCCTCCAGGTCTCCCGCTTCCCGTCTCCCCTCTGCACCCGGAACCATTAGTTCTGCTGGTGGACTCCTGGCCCCGGGGACTCAGAAGGGCTCCCCGTCCAAAGAAGCTCTCAGCCGGGGGCCCACAAAGGGCTGCAGGGGCCTCCACCCAAATTCTTGTCTGAAGAAAGGCCGGCGGCTGTCCCTCACCCAACCGGACCCCGTGGAGCAGGAG acgtGGGAGACGAGTGGGAAACTCGTCCCGGAGAAAGGAAGAGACGGcgaaaggggaggagctaaaCTTCTGCCCAGAGCGTCGCGCAGAGGCTCAAAGGATGCAGGAGGGGAGGGCGGCCGCGTGAAGGGGAGGCCGGGCCTGaagcccccctcctccagccccccctcccaccaccgCTCCACAGGGAGCCTCCAGCTCCCCACGCCCCCCTGGTTCTCGTCCTCGGACTGTTCGCCAACCTCCGAGCAGAGCGGCGCCGATCCCGGAGGGGCCGCCTCCGCCGCCCGGAAGCTGTCGTCGCCGTCTCTGTTCTACCGGCAGAGCGGGCCGTCGCTGTCCCTGTTCAAGCGGCACtccgcggaggaggaggcgggggggtGCGGCGCCGGGCTCCCCAGCGACCCGCAGCCGGAGGTCTCCGGGTGGGCGCCGCGGGGGGCGGAGGGGGAGTTCCGCTCCTGCCTCTCGCCCAACGCCACCAAAGCGGTGAGGGACTACTTCTCCTCTCACCCGCGCGCCGACCCACACAgcggccagcaggtggcgctcgCCCTGGTGGAGAGTCGCAGGGAGCTGCTGAGGAGGTGCAGCGACCCCGAGCCGGACTTTGACCAGCTGGTTTTTGCTGAAGAGTCCTACgtctga